The nucleotide sequence AGGGTTTAGCAATTCTTTCCGCTATAATCCCTCTAATTATTCAGGAATTGTGGTTATCCGTTTACCTTCTCAACCTACCCCACAAGATTTGGATAAGGCAATTGATACCCTAATTAGCGGGTTAGAGGAAGCAGAATTAGAAGGTAAATTATGGATAATCCAAAAAAACAAAATTTGGGAATATCAACCCTCACAAGAGTCTGAACCCTAACGGTTATTCATAACTCATTTCTGCCAGATTTCCTAAATTGAATAAAAACGGAACCATGCTTTTATTATCTCCATTCATAATTAACACTTTTGGCATTTGAGAACCTCCCTGTTTCCAGGCTTCAATCGCTTCTTTTTGTAAGACTAATTGCCCTCCCGTTGCTTTCAAAGT is from Planktothrix serta PCC 8927 and encodes:
- a CDS encoding DUF5615 family PIN-like protein produces the protein MKTKLDENLGNIRVVARLRLGGHDVETVRSQNLSSTDDLSLIEICHLEERCLITLDRGFSNSFRYNPSNYSGIVVIRLPSQPTPQDLDKAIDTLISGLEEAELEGKLWIIQKNKIWEYQPSQESEP